In a genomic window of Gloeocapsopsis dulcis:
- a CDS encoding proline--tRNA ligase, which yields MRLSQMLFVTLREDPAEAEIPSHKLLLRAGYIRRIGSGIYAYLPLMWRVLQKVSQIVREEMNAIGAQECLLPQVQPAELWRESGRWDTYTQAEGIMFALKDRQERELGLGPTHEEVITSIARDMIRSYRQLPQTLYQIQTKFRDEIRPRFGLMRGREFIMKDAYSFNANEEDLRQTYQDMHRAYSNILQRSGLAFRAVEADSGAIGGSASQEFMVLAEAGEDEVLYTEDGNYAANVEKAVSLPADAQSSPFTTYEKRETPGTPTIETMCNFVGCSPTQVVKNVLYQVVFDHGLTLLVIVSIRGDQDVNEVKLQNELTRLAPQYGGKTAIALTVPDATMQQKWAAKPLPLGYIAPDIADDYIRTEKQVHPKFLRLVDKTAVDLRNFATGANEPDYHVVGANWHEQFKLPENIVDVRKARVGDRAIHNPEQTLQSARGIEIGHIFQLGTKYSTVMGATYTNEQGEEVPLVMGCYGVGVSRLAQAAVEQSYDKDGIIWPVAIAPYHAIVTIPNINNAQQVEVAEKLYQQLNNAGIETLLDDRNERAGVKFKDADLVGIPYRIVTGRSLEEGKVEVVERKSRNSQEIAIDAVVSILQQWIDAAIQV from the coding sequence ATGCGACTGTCTCAGATGCTTTTTGTTACATTACGGGAAGATCCAGCCGAAGCGGAAATTCCGAGCCATAAACTTTTACTGCGTGCAGGTTATATTCGTCGCATCGGTAGCGGTATCTATGCTTATTTACCCTTGATGTGGCGGGTACTGCAAAAAGTTTCCCAAATCGTACGCGAAGAAATGAATGCGATCGGCGCACAAGAATGCCTGTTACCACAAGTACAACCTGCAGAATTGTGGCGTGAATCGGGGCGTTGGGATACCTATACGCAAGCTGAAGGTATCATGTTTGCGCTTAAAGATCGACAAGAGCGCGAATTAGGTTTAGGACCAACCCATGAAGAGGTTATTACAAGCATAGCTCGCGATATGATTCGTTCCTATCGCCAGTTACCACAGACGCTTTACCAAATTCAAACTAAGTTTCGCGATGAAATTCGTCCCCGCTTTGGCTTGATGCGCGGACGCGAATTTATTATGAAAGATGCCTATTCTTTCAATGCCAACGAAGAAGATTTGCGACAAACTTATCAAGATATGCACCGCGCCTATAGCAATATTCTGCAGCGGAGTGGTTTAGCGTTTCGGGCGGTAGAAGCAGATTCCGGTGCGATTGGTGGCTCGGCTTCGCAAGAATTTATGGTATTAGCAGAAGCAGGCGAAGATGAAGTTCTTTATACCGAAGATGGCAATTACGCGGCTAATGTAGAAAAAGCTGTGTCGCTACCAGCGGATGCTCAAAGTTCACCGTTTACAACTTATGAAAAACGGGAAACGCCAGGAACGCCAACGATTGAAACGATGTGTAACTTTGTGGGATGTTCTCCTACACAGGTCGTCAAAAATGTTTTATATCAGGTTGTGTTCGATCATGGTTTAACACTACTTGTAATAGTCAGTATTCGAGGGGATCAAGATGTCAATGAGGTGAAGTTGCAAAATGAGCTAACTCGCCTGGCACCCCAGTATGGCGGGAAAACTGCGATCGCCTTAACAGTACCAGACGCAACAATGCAACAGAAATGGGCAGCTAAACCTTTACCGCTAGGATATATTGCACCAGATATTGCTGATGATTACATTCGTACTGAGAAACAGGTACATCCTAAGTTTCTCAGGTTAGTTGATAAAACTGCTGTCGATTTGCGTAATTTCGCAACAGGAGCGAATGAACCTGATTATCACGTTGTTGGGGCAAATTGGCACGAGCAATTTAAATTACCAGAGAACATTGTTGATGTTCGTAAAGCCAGAGTTGGCGATCGCGCAATTCACAACCCTGAACAAACCTTGCAAAGCGCCAGAGGTATTGAAATCGGACATATCTTTCAACTAGGGACGAAATACTCCACAGTAATGGGGGCTACCTACACAAACGAACAAGGCGAAGAAGTTCCTTTAGTGATGGGTTGCTATGGTGTGGGAGTTTCGCGCCTTGCCCAAGCTGCTGTCGAGCAATCTTACGACAAAGACGGTATTATTTGGCCTGTGGCGATCGCTCCTTATCATGCAATTGTGACTATTCCTAATATCAACAACGCGCAACAAGTAGAAGTCGCCGAAAAGCTGTATCAACAATTAAATAACGCAGGAATCGAAACACTGCTGGACGATCGCAACGAACGCGCTGGAGTCAAGTTTAAAGACGCCGATCTTGTAGGAATTCCTTACCGAATTGTTACGGGGCGATCGCTCGAAGAAGGCAAAGTGGAAGTTGTCGAACGCAAAAGCCGTAACTCACAAGAAATTGCCATTGATGCAGTTGTCTCAATACTCCAGCAGTGGATTGATGCTGCAATTCAGGTATAA
- a CDS encoding ribbon-helix-helix protein, CopG family, with translation MTAERKLTIRIPQQELDLLEAYCEQTSRTKTDVIRELIRKLAQKVSKTE, from the coding sequence ATGACAGCAGAAAGAAAGCTAACAATAAGGATTCCACAACAAGAGCTTGATTTACTAGAGGCGTATTGTGAGCAAACATCGAGAACAAAAACGGATGTAATACGGGAACTCATTCGGAAATTAGCACAGAAAGTGAGCAAAACTGAGTAA
- a CDS encoding ArsR/SmtB family transcription factor, with protein sequence MKSAKPVPPEVVQQVADYFSLLSEPMRLRLLHLLSDGEKCVQELVEATQTSQANVSKHLKIMWQAGILSRRSCGTSAYYRVEDETIFELCNVVYHRLAVRIQQQANSFQVLNRNR encoded by the coding sequence ATGAAGTCAGCGAAGCCTGTGCCGCCAGAAGTTGTGCAACAAGTAGCTGATTACTTCAGCCTTCTCAGTGAACCGATGCGCCTGCGTCTACTACATTTGCTGAGTGACGGTGAAAAATGCGTGCAAGAATTGGTAGAAGCAACACAAACGAGTCAAGCCAATGTTTCTAAACATTTGAAAATTATGTGGCAAGCTGGAATTCTCAGCCGCCGTAGTTGTGGCACCTCTGCTTATTACCGAGTAGAGGATGAGACAATCTTTGAATTGTGTAATGTAGTATACCATCGCCTTGCCGTTCGCATTCAACAACAAGCTAATTCGTTTCAGGTGTTAAATCGCAATCGCTAG
- a CDS encoding GerMN domain-containing protein, translating to MTQERAKRVPAGVIASVIIGVLAAGGTGTWWAFRSAQIPNSQQAITTPNAPSTNPSVQPGINQTAQVYWLRDTGTQLEVVPTAFTINSSEPNVVLQTAFEQLLAGPTNNSVSSTIPQGTKLRSVRVQNDGVHVDLSSEFTSGGGSASMTGRLAQVVYTATTIEPNAQVWIDVEGQKLEYLGGEGIMLNQPLTRQSVKENFQL from the coding sequence ATGACACAAGAAAGAGCTAAACGTGTTCCTGCTGGTGTAATTGCTAGTGTCATAATCGGCGTTTTGGCAGCAGGTGGAACTGGCACTTGGTGGGCGTTTCGTTCGGCACAAATTCCGAACTCACAGCAGGCGATTACAACGCCTAACGCACCATCCACAAACCCATCTGTTCAGCCTGGTATCAATCAAACCGCACAAGTTTATTGGTTAAGAGACACAGGTACGCAGCTAGAAGTTGTGCCAACTGCATTTACCATCAATAGTAGCGAACCTAATGTAGTACTACAGACAGCCTTTGAGCAACTTTTGGCAGGACCAACAAATAATTCTGTCAGCAGTACAATTCCCCAAGGAACTAAGCTACGTAGCGTTAGAGTTCAAAACGATGGGGTACACGTCGATCTATCTTCAGAGTTTACCAGTGGCGGTGGTAGCGCTTCCATGACTGGTCGTCTAGCACAAGTCGTTTACACAGCAACAACCATAGAGCCAAATGCTCAAGTCTGGATCGACGTAGAGGGTCAAAAATTAGAGTATCTGGGTGGTGAAGGTATCATGCTAAACCAACCTCTCACCAGACAAAGCGTCAAAGAGAATTTTCAACTCTAA
- a CDS encoding helix-turn-helix domain-containing protein — MQPSVTTKYPQKNGLQPPILSSRAYGWQNILVEEFHQPPGEESYQSLTEHTLCISMNCRPSRLSQAIGDRRYTSLCIKGDIAIAPAGSLLVYQWNEEDRYLRIRLKAKFLQQVAQTTFDKQVEILSEFRVRNPQIEQVGMMLLSELHNGGIAGQLYVESLTNVLSVHLLRNYAAIQPHIAVCDWMSNSIKQTLSDRQLFQVTDYISDHLADNILLSDLAELLGLSQFHFSRLFKQSTGVSPYQYVLQQRIEHAKHLLKTTDLPIMEIALRCGFSSHSHLGKWFRQSVGVSPKTFRVS; from the coding sequence ATGCAACCATCCGTGACAACAAAATATCCCCAAAAAAACGGGCTACAGCCTCCGATTCTTTCGAGTAGAGCGTATGGTTGGCAGAATATTTTGGTTGAAGAGTTTCACCAACCCCCAGGCGAAGAGAGCTATCAAAGTCTAACCGAACATACGCTTTGTATATCAATGAATTGTCGCCCGTCGCGTTTATCGCAAGCAATTGGCGATCGCCGTTATACTAGTCTCTGCATCAAAGGAGATATTGCGATCGCTCCTGCTGGATCTTTACTTGTGTATCAATGGAACGAGGAAGATCGTTACTTACGGATTCGACTCAAGGCTAAGTTCCTGCAACAAGTTGCACAAACTACGTTCGACAAACAGGTAGAAATCTTGTCAGAATTCCGAGTTCGCAATCCACAAATTGAACAAGTTGGGATGATGCTTCTGAGTGAACTGCACAATGGTGGGATAGCCGGACAACTTTACGTCGAATCGCTAACGAATGTATTAAGCGTGCATTTGCTCAGAAATTATGCAGCAATACAACCACATATTGCGGTTTGCGATTGGATGAGCAATTCTATCAAGCAAACTTTAAGCGATCGCCAGCTTTTCCAAGTAACAGATTACATCAGCGATCATTTAGCAGACAATATTCTACTATCTGATTTAGCTGAGTTATTAGGACTTAGCCAGTTTCATTTTAGTCGCCTCTTTAAGCAATCAACAGGAGTGTCACCCTATCAATACGTCCTTCAGCAACGTATAGAACACGCCAAGCACTTACTCAAAACTACAGACTTACCAATTATGGAGATTGCTTTGAGATGCGGCTTTAGCAGCCATAGCCATTTAGGAAAATGGTTTCGGCAGTCTGTAGGAGTCTCTCCCAAAACCTTCCGAGTAAGCTAG
- a CDS encoding MgtC/SapB family protein, with amino-acid sequence MMAWTDFAVRLAVAFLLGSAIGFERQWRQRMAGLRTNTLVATGAALFVMLSVLVPGETSPTRIAAQVVSGIGFLAGGVILREGLSVRGLNTAATIWCAAAIGSLAGAGFITQAVIGSIAVLVANVLLRPLGYRINQEPLQGSEIELCYQCSLMCRSQDEAHVRALLLQALSTSTMKLRSLHSEDIEDVADRVEVEAEMLTQDRDDQLLEQIISRLSLEPGVIAASWRVIEQEFG; translated from the coding sequence ATGATGGCATGGACAGATTTTGCAGTGCGCTTGGCAGTGGCTTTTTTATTGGGATCGGCAATTGGATTTGAACGACAGTGGCGACAGCGGATGGCAGGATTACGCACTAATACCTTAGTGGCGACAGGCGCAGCTTTATTTGTGATGCTTTCTGTTCTGGTTCCTGGGGAAACCAGCCCTACCCGCATTGCGGCTCAAGTTGTTTCTGGAATTGGTTTCTTAGCGGGTGGTGTGATTTTACGCGAAGGTTTGAGCGTTCGAGGATTAAATACGGCAGCAACAATTTGGTGTGCAGCGGCGATTGGCTCGTTGGCGGGAGCAGGGTTCATTACTCAAGCTGTGATTGGCTCGATTGCAGTCTTAGTTGCCAATGTTCTGTTACGCCCTTTAGGATACCGCATCAACCAAGAACCACTTCAAGGAAGTGAAATAGAACTGTGCTATCAGTGTTCCTTAATGTGCCGAAGCCAAGATGAAGCTCATGTGCGAGCGTTGTTGCTGCAAGCCCTGAGCACCAGCACGATGAAGCTACGTTCGTTACATAGCGAAGACATAGAAGATGTTGCGGATCGAGTTGAAGTGGAAGCCGAAATGCTCACTCAAGATCGTGACGATCAGCTTCTAGAGCAAATCATCAGTCGATTGAGTTTGGAACCAGGAGTCATCGCCGCAAGTTGGCGAGTTATTGAACAAGAGTTTGGCTAA
- a CDS encoding MATE family efflux transporter has product MDSQVFWKSNVTTEIREFLKLAVPLASAQVAQASVGFVDTIMMGHLGAESLAAGGLASTTFQLLLNTTSGIVMAVSPLVAEAYGAEQKTQITQIARQGLWLSLFLSIPMMFAIAQLDTVMLLLGQQAAIVTLTAQYFNFILWGIFPALGFAMLRGYVSALSQAQIVTVIVIIGTLFNIIGNYILGFGKFGFPRMELAGLGLASGLSFWLMFLMFLVYTLNHPQLKEYQFLRKLHRLKPQILKRLIAIGTAIAVTIALEYGLFAVVTFLMGILGTEVLAAHQTVYQTMYLIFMVPLGMSYAVTARVGQWFGQQDFKSARRAGYISITIAAIFMIVTAIALVIYRQQVIGIYLDIHNPANVNVLTLAVPMLIISAVAQLLDGVQRVAMGALYGLQDTRIPMLLSGLAFWGVGLTSGYLLGFPLGLGGVGLWTGQSIGVAVAGVIFVWRFHRLTASCNSVGYDQCDRLPPL; this is encoded by the coding sequence ATGGATAGTCAAGTGTTCTGGAAATCGAATGTGACAACAGAAATCCGAGAATTTCTCAAACTCGCTGTTCCGTTAGCTAGTGCTCAAGTTGCGCAAGCCTCTGTTGGTTTTGTAGACACCATCATGATGGGGCATTTAGGAGCAGAAAGCTTGGCAGCAGGTGGCTTAGCATCAACAACCTTCCAGCTTTTGCTGAATACAACAAGTGGTATTGTTATGGCAGTCAGTCCCCTTGTTGCTGAGGCTTACGGAGCAGAGCAAAAAACGCAAATCACACAAATCGCACGTCAAGGACTCTGGTTATCGCTGTTTCTCAGTATTCCCATGATGTTTGCGATCGCACAGTTAGATACTGTAATGCTCTTGCTTGGGCAACAAGCAGCGATTGTTACACTTACAGCGCAATATTTCAATTTTATCCTGTGGGGAATTTTTCCGGCTTTAGGCTTTGCGATGCTTAGAGGTTATGTTTCAGCACTTTCTCAAGCTCAAATAGTGACAGTAATTGTTATTATCGGAACGCTATTCAACATAATAGGCAATTACATTTTGGGATTTGGGAAGTTTGGTTTTCCCCGCATGGAGTTGGCAGGTTTAGGGTTGGCAAGTGGATTGAGTTTCTGGTTGATGTTTCTGATGTTCTTGGTATATACCCTCAATCACCCGCAACTAAAAGAGTACCAGTTCTTACGAAAGCTACATCGGTTGAAACCACAAATCTTAAAGCGATTAATAGCAATTGGAACTGCAATCGCAGTCACGATTGCCTTAGAGTACGGGTTATTTGCAGTTGTCACGTTTTTGATGGGCATTTTGGGAACTGAAGTATTAGCAGCACATCAAACGGTTTACCAAACGATGTACTTAATTTTCATGGTTCCATTAGGAATGTCTTATGCTGTTACTGCGCGTGTTGGTCAGTGGTTTGGGCAGCAAGACTTTAAAAGTGCGAGACGAGCAGGATATATCAGTATTACTATTGCGGCAATATTCATGATTGTGACAGCGATCGCATTAGTGATATATCGTCAGCAAGTGATTGGGATCTATTTGGATATTCATAATCCAGCAAATGTTAACGTGCTAACTTTAGCCGTACCCATGCTGATTATTTCAGCCGTGGCTCAACTTTTGGATGGCGTACAACGGGTTGCTATGGGCGCATTATATGGACTGCAAGATACTCGTATCCCGATGCTACTGAGTGGATTAGCGTTTTGGGGTGTGGGATTAACGAGTGGTTATTTACTAGGATTTCCCTTAGGGCTAGGAGGTGTTGGATTGTGGACAGGACAATCAATTGGAGTTGCAGTCGCTGGAGTAATTTTCGTATGGCGATTTCATCGGCTAACTGCTTCTTGTAACTCTGTTGGTTACGATCAATGCGATCGCTTACCACCTCTCTAA
- a CDS encoding DUF2993 domain-containing protein: MELLTILLSGLLGLLSPVGGVVERIAENTIRSQFQQVEQLRVRVDNVPTHQLLQGKIQRIRIAGRSLQLKQNMTIAVLEVETDKVDFDTDSLNRRFQLQHPLQAGVRVVLTEQDVNQALQSDAITSRLLNLTVGELGRRTGQIQQFNFSQPKIQFLANQRLRFQVELTQDNVEPLQITIESGLGIVSGRQLQLIAPIAWVNQEQVPEQILNAIATNFSQQFDLRSLQSTGIQARILQLNISPQKLEVAAFVRVETSSRLLKQLQL, translated from the coding sequence ATGGAACTGTTGACAATTCTTCTATCTGGATTGCTAGGGTTACTATCACCTGTAGGAGGTGTCGTCGAGCGGATTGCTGAAAATACCATTCGTTCTCAATTTCAACAGGTAGAACAACTGCGAGTACGAGTAGATAACGTTCCTACACATCAGTTGCTCCAAGGTAAGATACAACGAATAAGAATTGCTGGACGTTCGCTCCAGCTAAAGCAAAATATGACAATTGCTGTTTTAGAAGTAGAAACAGACAAAGTTGATTTTGATACCGATAGTTTAAATAGAAGGTTTCAACTACAGCATCCTTTGCAAGCTGGGGTAAGGGTGGTGTTAACTGAGCAAGATGTTAATCAAGCTCTCCAGTCTGATGCAATTACCAGTCGGTTACTTAATCTAACTGTTGGCGAACTTGGTAGACGCACAGGACAAATACAACAATTCAATTTTTCCCAACCCAAGATACAATTCTTAGCAAACCAGCGTTTGCGTTTTCAGGTAGAGCTGACACAAGATAACGTTGAACCATTACAAATTACTATAGAGTCAGGGCTAGGTATCGTCTCTGGAAGACAGCTTCAGCTGATTGCGCCGATCGCATGGGTTAATCAGGAGCAAGTACCTGAGCAAATCTTAAATGCGATCGCCACAAATTTCTCACAGCAATTCGATCTGCGCAGTTTACAAAGTACCGGAATACAAGCCAGAATTTTACAATTGAATATAAGTCCGCAAAAATTAGAAGTTGCGGCTTTTGTCCGTGTAGAAACATCTTCTCGTTTATTGAAACAGCTACAGCTTTAA
- the efp gene encoding elongation factor P — translation MISSNDFRPGVTIVLDGSVWRVVEFLHVKPGKGSAFVRTKLKNVQSGSVVERTFRAGETVPQANLEKSTMQHTYKDGDEFVFMDMETYEESRLSANQIGDRVKYIKDGMEVNVVRWGDQVLEVELPNSVTLEIVQTDPGVRGDTATGGTKPATLETGATVMVPLFISQGERIRIDTRNDTYLGRE, via the coding sequence ATGATTTCTAGTAATGATTTTCGACCCGGTGTCACTATTGTGTTAGATGGGTCTGTTTGGCGAGTGGTGGAATTTCTGCACGTTAAACCAGGAAAAGGGTCTGCCTTTGTCCGAACCAAGCTAAAAAATGTCCAAAGTGGCAGCGTTGTAGAGCGAACCTTCCGTGCTGGGGAAACAGTACCCCAAGCGAATTTAGAAAAAAGCACGATGCAGCATACCTATAAAGACGGTGATGAATTCGTTTTTATGGATATGGAAACTTATGAAGAAAGCAGATTAAGTGCTAATCAAATTGGCGATCGCGTTAAATACATAAAAGATGGCATGGAAGTCAATGTCGTTCGTTGGGGCGATCAAGTGCTTGAAGTAGAATTACCTAATTCTGTCACTCTAGAAATTGTCCAAACTGATCCAGGAGTACGGGGAGACACTGCTACTGGAGGTACTAAACCAGCTACTCTGGAAACAGGTGCAACGGTAATGGTACCTTTATTTATCTCTCAAGGCGAACGCATCCGAATTGATACACGTAACGATACCTATTTAGGTCGGGAATAA
- the scpB gene encoding SMC-Scp complex subunit ScpB produces the protein MELRLSNKIEAILYLKGQPLSIAQLAEYAGCDRHTLEEGLIELIDDYAHRNSALEVVETLSGTYSLQLKANFQELVQTLIPVELGVGALRTLAAIALRSPMTQTELVNLRGSGAYQHVQELVEQGFVRKRRPLDGRSFLLDVTDKFYQYFQLEQLPQLLSSSDNEQEADLPEEQLK, from the coding sequence ATGGAACTACGTTTATCAAATAAAATTGAAGCAATTTTGTATCTCAAAGGTCAACCACTATCGATCGCCCAACTAGCAGAATACGCAGGATGCGATCGCCACACTCTTGAGGAAGGACTGATTGAACTTATTGATGACTATGCACATCGTAATAGTGCTTTAGAAGTTGTAGAAACTCTATCAGGTACTTACAGCCTACAACTCAAGGCAAATTTTCAAGAATTAGTGCAAACACTCATTCCGGTAGAACTTGGGGTGGGAGCTTTACGAACTTTAGCTGCGATCGCCTTGCGTAGTCCAATGACGCAAACTGAACTTGTCAACCTCCGTGGTTCTGGGGCATATCAACATGTCCAAGAACTTGTAGAACAGGGTTTTGTTCGTAAACGTCGTCCATTAGACGGTCGCTCATTCTTGCTGGACGTGACTGATAAGTTTTATCAATATTTTCAATTAGAGCAACTTCCTCAGCTACTCAGTAGCAGCGATAACGAGCAGGAAGCAGATCTGCCAGAAGAGCAATTAAAGTGA
- the accB gene encoding acetyl-CoA carboxylase biotin carboxyl carrier protein yields MPLDFNELRQLLVTIAQTDIAELTLKSDDFELTVRKAVGISNASLPGATLPGGVVGLESTPATPPTSTVLVNGLDAPRGGETASSGFVAGQAATPVPKDQKLVEVISPMVGTFYRAPAPGEPSFVEVGDRVRSGQTVCIIEAMKLMNEIETEVSGQVVEILVQNGEPVEYGQPLLRLSPD; encoded by the coding sequence GTGCCACTTGATTTTAATGAACTCCGGCAACTTCTGGTAACAATAGCTCAAACAGATATTGCGGAACTAACTCTCAAAAGTGACGATTTTGAACTAACGGTACGTAAGGCTGTTGGTATAAGCAATGCATCACTGCCTGGTGCAACCCTACCAGGTGGCGTAGTCGGTTTAGAATCAACGCCAGCTACGCCGCCAACATCAACTGTACTAGTCAATGGATTAGATGCTCCACGAGGAGGAGAAACTGCCTCAAGTGGATTTGTTGCTGGGCAAGCTGCTACACCTGTGCCGAAGGATCAGAAATTAGTTGAGGTAATTTCACCCATGGTAGGAACATTTTATCGTGCTCCTGCTCCTGGTGAGCCTTCTTTTGTGGAGGTAGGCGATCGCGTCAGAAGCGGTCAAACTGTCTGTATTATTGAGGCGATGAAGCTCATGAATGAAATTGAAACTGAAGTCTCTGGACAAGTAGTGGAAATCTTAGTGCAAAATGGCGAACCTGTTGAATATGGACAACCTTTGCTGCGTCTTAGCCCAGATTAA
- a CDS encoding peptidylprolyl isomerase: MTNLNCWWKKILTVLLLVAMFFGTSVVWWTSPSNAALPAGNAITDGRALLRYSLPIDNQAVRDLQADLEDIANQLRANRRWSAISKDVSQAARIINSRKDELLKSIPDEQKPQAEALIDELQAGINDLRQAAESKDKEQIWTGRAKTLNLVSNLEELMVQKFPYDVPAEYSNLPQLKGRATVQMETNKGNLTVVVDGYSAPVTAGNFVDLVERGFYNGLEFIRAEDSYVLQTGDPPGPEQGFIDPGTGKYRSVPLEVLVKGDPVPTYGITLEQAGRYREEPVLPFSAYGAVAMARPEFDNNGGSSQFFFFLFEPELTPAGRNLLDGRYAVFGYLTEGKEVLEQLKEGDKIISAQVIRGAEHLVRPQ, encoded by the coding sequence ATGACAAATTTGAACTGCTGGTGGAAAAAAATTCTCACCGTACTATTGCTGGTCGCGATGTTTTTTGGAACAAGTGTTGTTTGGTGGACTTCCCCCAGCAATGCGGCGTTGCCAGCTGGAAATGCCATTACTGACGGTAGAGCTTTACTGCGTTACTCGCTTCCGATCGATAATCAAGCTGTTCGAGATTTACAAGCCGACTTAGAAGACATTGCCAACCAACTACGGGCAAATCGACGCTGGAGTGCTATTTCCAAGGACGTTTCTCAAGCTGCTCGCATCATTAACTCACGTAAAGATGAACTGCTCAAAAGCATTCCCGACGAGCAAAAACCACAAGCAGAAGCCCTGATTGATGAGCTGCAAGCTGGTATCAACGATTTGCGACAAGCTGCTGAGTCAAAAGATAAAGAGCAAATTTGGACAGGGCGAGCTAAAACCCTAAACTTGGTCAGCAATCTTGAAGAGTTGATGGTGCAAAAATTTCCCTATGACGTTCCAGCCGAGTATAGTAACTTACCACAACTGAAAGGTCGTGCCACAGTGCAAATGGAAACCAACAAAGGCAATCTGACTGTTGTTGTGGACGGCTATAGCGCCCCTGTCACCGCAGGTAACTTTGTCGATTTGGTAGAACGAGGTTTTTATAACGGTTTAGAGTTTATTCGAGCAGAAGACTCGTATGTATTACAGACTGGCGATCCACCTGGTCCAGAACAAGGATTTATTGATCCAGGGACAGGGAAATATCGTAGTGTTCCTTTAGAAGTCCTCGTGAAAGGCGATCCTGTGCCTACCTATGGCATTACGCTAGAGCAAGCTGGTCGCTATCGGGAAGAACCAGTATTACCATTCTCAGCCTACGGTGCAGTTGCTATGGCACGCCCAGAGTTTGATAATAATGGCGGTTCTTCGCAATTTTTCTTCTTTTTATTTGAGCCTGAACTGACTCCAGCAGGTCGTAATTTGTTAGACGGTCGTTATGCGGTGTTTGGTTACTTAACTGAAGGAAAGGAAGTACTAGAACAGCTCAAAGAAGGAGATAAAATTATCTCTGCCCAAGTGATTCGCGGTGCAGAACATTTAGTCCGACCGCAATAA